A window of Cohnella herbarum contains these coding sequences:
- a CDS encoding flavodoxin domain-containing protein, with amino-acid sequence MAVLILYATKTGASTQCAKVLCDELPSSTMCNLESEKPNLDEFDSIILGAGVRDGKIYKPVRDFIKKNQTELLKKRMGYFICNEKPKQTEELIESNFPVALKEAAICIESFGGYKAYAAPREGADQLKGIFVDKIKVFSEKFKQ; translated from the coding sequence ATGGCAGTACTCATTCTATACGCCACGAAAACGGGAGCATCTACGCAATGCGCCAAAGTATTATGCGATGAACTCCCTTCCAGCACGATGTGTAATCTCGAGTCTGAAAAGCCGAATCTCGATGAATTCGATAGCATCATTTTGGGTGCTGGAGTAAGGGACGGAAAAATATATAAACCGGTTCGCGACTTTATCAAGAAAAATCAAACCGAACTGCTAAAGAAAAGAATGGGTTATTTTATTTGCAACGAAAAGCCCAAGCAGACCGAAGAACTCATTGAGTCGAACTTTCCGGTCGCTTTGAAAGAGGCGGCGATCTGTATCGAATCATTCGGCGGATACAAAGCCTATGCTGCGCCAAGGGAAGGAGCCGATCAGCTCAAAGGCATTTTCGTAGATAAAATAAAGGTTTTTTCGGAAAAGTTTAAGCAGTAA
- a CDS encoding transcriptional regulator — MSLFWNLDHLYPEYEVRDMNNGYRYLDLAYMPPSAKGCIEIHDYRTHARDIETGRFKDLCMKQALLVLDDWVFLPIAYLSIRDDPGVCKQLTLAFVGKFLSTAVPSEQNWAEAETLRFARRMMRPFAPRELSAHLRLSERHTRELLHNLVSKKWLVVASGDKRYRTYKLV; from the coding sequence ATGAGTTTGTTCTGGAACCTGGACCATTTGTATCCCGAGTACGAAGTTCGGGACATGAACAACGGTTACCGTTACTTGGACCTCGCGTATATGCCACCGAGCGCGAAAGGTTGTATCGAGATCCACGATTACCGAACCCATGCCAGAGATATCGAGACTGGTCGGTTTAAGGATTTGTGTATGAAACAAGCCTTGCTCGTTCTTGACGACTGGGTATTCCTCCCCATCGCTTACTTGTCTATTAGAGATGATCCGGGCGTTTGTAAGCAATTGACGCTCGCCTTTGTCGGGAAATTCCTTTCTACAGCCGTTCCTTCCGAACAGAATTGGGCTGAAGCGGAAACGTTGCGGTTTGCCCGCAGAATGATGCGCCCTTTCGCACCTCGTGAACTTTCTGCGCATTTGCGGTTATCCGAACGCCACACTAGAGAACTACTGCATAATTTGGTAAGCAAAAAATGGTTAGTCGTTGCTAGCGGGGATAAGCGGTATCGCACGTATAAGCTCGTATAA